Proteins encoded in a region of the Rothia mucilaginosa genome:
- a CDS encoding class I SAM-dependent methyltransferase, whose product MAMMSFNAPGEREKSLWLIRKESNPNHSQWYIDRFKAMEAEGNDMAGESRLVNALASRGAKILDAGSGPGRVGKQLHALGHRVTGVDIDPELIEEARRVCPEATWITADLVDLPEVLGIEGDATAENGFELLVCAGNVMGFLARSTRKPVVENFRRVLAPGGRAVVGYGSGPGRDYAFDQFLADAREVGLNVDNTYSSWQLHPFVEGSSEFLVAVLSRPAS is encoded by the coding sequence ATGGCAATGATGAGTTTCAACGCTCCGGGTGAGCGTGAGAAGTCCCTGTGGCTGATCCGCAAGGAAAGCAACCCGAATCACTCACAGTGGTACATTGACCGTTTTAAGGCGATGGAGGCTGAGGGTAATGATATGGCGGGTGAGTCTCGCCTAGTGAATGCGTTGGCGTCTCGTGGCGCGAAGATTCTTGATGCGGGTTCTGGCCCTGGTCGTGTGGGTAAGCAGCTGCACGCGTTGGGTCACCGTGTGACGGGTGTTGATATTGATCCTGAGCTGATTGAGGAGGCGCGCCGCGTCTGCCCGGAGGCTACGTGGATTACTGCTGATTTGGTGGATTTGCCGGAGGTGCTGGGCATTGAGGGTGACGCTACGGCGGAGAATGGTTTTGAGCTGCTGGTGTGTGCGGGTAATGTGATGGGTTTCTTGGCTCGTTCGACTCGTAAGCCGGTGGTTGAGAATTTCCGTCGCGTGTTGGCTCCTGGTGGCCGTGCGGTGGTTGGTTATGGTTCGGGTCCGGGCCGCGATTATGCGTTTGACCAGTTCCTCGCTGATGCCCGCGAGGTTGGCCTGAATGTGGATAACACGTACTCTTCGTGGCAGTTGCACCCGTTTGTTGAGGGTTCTTCGGAGTTTTTGGTGGCGGTTCTGTCGCGCCCGGCGAGCTAG
- a CDS encoding ECF transporter S component, which yields MSQNVTPASQASTQAEKKPNLRWRVNEIVIAAVIAVACAVIFWIWDIAVGPATKAALVAAPEFRPIVAGAWLLGGTLGGLLIRKPGAALFGEIVAAFISVLFTGGAWSGEILIAGFFQGVGAEIAFAIFRYRRWNATIAIFAGALSGLFMGVNEIFIYYPDMEPVKAIIYVACAVISGAVIAGFLAWILVQNLAKTGVLSSLASGKTRR from the coding sequence ATGTCACAGAACGTAACCCCCGCCTCCCAAGCATCTACCCAGGCAGAGAAGAAGCCGAACCTGCGCTGGCGAGTCAATGAAATCGTCATCGCCGCAGTGATCGCTGTAGCTTGCGCCGTTATCTTCTGGATCTGGGATATCGCAGTTGGCCCCGCCACCAAAGCCGCACTCGTAGCAGCACCCGAATTCCGCCCCATCGTTGCCGGCGCATGGCTGCTCGGCGGCACCCTTGGCGGCCTGCTCATCCGCAAGCCCGGCGCGGCACTCTTCGGCGAAATCGTCGCAGCATTCATCTCCGTACTCTTCACCGGCGGCGCGTGGAGCGGCGAAATCCTGATCGCGGGCTTCTTCCAGGGCGTCGGCGCTGAAATCGCCTTCGCGATCTTCCGCTACCGCCGCTGGAACGCAACTATCGCTATCTTCGCCGGTGCGCTCAGCGGCCTGTTCATGGGCGTTAACGAAATCTTCATCTACTACCCCGACATGGAACCGGTCAAGGCAATCATCTACGTAGCATGCGCCGTCATCTCCGGTGCAGTCATCGCAGGCTTCCTGGCGTGGATTCTCGTGCAGAACCTCGCCAAGACCGGTGTGCTCTCCTCGCTGGCATCCGGCAAGACCCGCCGCTAA
- the dcd gene encoding dCTP deaminase — MLISDRDIRQEIADGRIVLEPFDESMIQPASVDVRIDRFFRLFDNHKYPHIDPSQPQEDLTRLVEVAPDEPFILHPGEFVLGSTYEKVTLPDDVAARLEGKSSLGRLGLLTHSTAGFIDPGFSGHVTLELSNMATLPIMLWPGSKVGQLCFFRLSSPTEHPYGSGAYGNRYQGQRGPTASRSYLNFHQTMIPADGSVES; from the coding sequence GTGCTTATTTCAGATCGCGATATTCGTCAAGAGATTGCTGATGGGCGCATCGTTCTTGAACCGTTCGATGAGTCGATGATTCAGCCTGCAAGTGTGGACGTGAGGATTGATCGTTTCTTCCGTCTGTTCGATAACCATAAGTACCCGCATATTGATCCTTCTCAGCCGCAGGAGGATTTGACGCGCTTGGTGGAGGTGGCTCCTGATGAGCCGTTTATTCTGCATCCGGGTGAGTTTGTGTTGGGTTCTACGTATGAGAAGGTGACTCTTCCTGATGATGTGGCTGCCCGTTTGGAGGGTAAGTCGTCGTTGGGTCGTCTGGGTTTGTTGACTCACTCTACGGCTGGTTTTATTGATCCTGGTTTTTCTGGGCATGTGACGCTTGAGTTGTCGAATATGGCGACTTTGCCGATTATGTTGTGGCCGGGTTCTAAGGTTGGTCAGTTGTGTTTCTTCCGTTTGAGTAGCCCGACTGAGCATCCGTATGGTTCTGGTGCGTATGGTAACCGTTACCAGGGTCAGCGTGGCCCGACTGCTTCGCGTAGTTATTTGAATTTTCATCAGACGATGATTCCTGCGGATGGTTCTGTGGAGTCTTAG
- the thiO gene encoding glycine oxidase ThiO produces the protein MTITIIGGGIIGLTTAFELTERGESVHLIDAETSDYGTADDGTALYPAASHYAGGMLAPIAEVQFQQDALFPLMTASADAYPSLMERLSRATDLPTGYDTTGTLIIAADRADAEHLQRTRAYYRDMNRPADPVTPTQARALEPLLAPRIAGAVSIPSDHQLHPRLMRRALKDALTRRGVTFSTERVTDPDAGDIICTGLGATLHGDYPLRPVYGDILRLRAPRPILKHVVRGYVNSRPVYLIPRPDGELCIGATSREDQRTLPAIDGVHQLLRDAIRLVPAVEECELLEANVGARPGTPDDLPIFGHRTRADGTRQLVSTGYFRHGILLAALAGKVGAEVACGAEIPPIMQACDPARFTH, from the coding sequence ATGACCATCACGATTATTGGCGGCGGAATCATTGGCCTCACCACCGCTTTTGAGCTCACCGAACGCGGCGAAAGCGTGCACCTCATCGACGCCGAAACCAGCGACTACGGCACCGCCGACGACGGCACGGCGCTCTACCCCGCCGCCAGCCACTACGCCGGCGGTATGCTCGCACCCATCGCAGAAGTGCAATTCCAGCAGGACGCGCTCTTCCCGCTCATGACCGCCAGCGCCGACGCATACCCCTCCCTCATGGAGAGGCTCAGCCGCGCCACCGACCTGCCCACCGGCTACGACACCACCGGCACGCTCATCATCGCAGCCGACCGTGCCGACGCCGAGCACCTGCAACGCACCCGCGCCTACTACCGGGATATGAACCGCCCCGCAGACCCCGTCACCCCCACGCAGGCACGCGCCCTCGAACCGCTCCTGGCACCGCGTATTGCCGGCGCCGTGAGCATCCCCAGCGACCATCAGCTGCACCCGCGGCTCATGAGGCGCGCCCTCAAAGACGCGCTCACCCGCCGTGGCGTCACCTTCAGCACCGAACGGGTCACCGACCCGGATGCGGGCGACATTATCTGCACTGGACTAGGGGCAACACTGCACGGGGACTACCCGCTACGCCCCGTCTACGGAGACATTCTGCGTCTGCGCGCCCCGCGACCCATCCTCAAGCATGTGGTGCGCGGCTACGTGAACTCCCGCCCCGTCTACCTCATCCCCCGCCCCGACGGGGAGCTGTGCATCGGTGCTACCAGCCGTGAAGACCAGCGCACACTACCCGCCATTGACGGCGTACACCAGTTGCTACGTGACGCAATCCGCCTGGTGCCCGCCGTTGAAGAGTGCGAGCTTCTGGAGGCGAACGTCGGCGCCCGCCCCGGCACCCCGGACGACCTGCCCATCTTTGGGCACCGCACCCGTGCCGACGGCACCCGCCAGCTCGTGTCCACGGGCTATTTCCGCCACGGTATTCTGCTTGCCGCGCTCGCCGGCAAGGTCGGTGCGGAGGTTGCCTGCGGGGCTGAGATTCCGCCCATCATGCAGGCGTGCGACCCGGCACGATTCACCCACTAA
- a CDS encoding thiazole synthase yields MSLTPLTIGDRAFTSRLIMGSGGATSMDLLEQALIASGTEMTTVAMRRHAAGTPIFPLLQKLNIAPLPNTAGCRTAADAVMTAMLAREALGTSWVKVEIIHDEDTLLPDTVELLTACEQLVAEDFTVLAYTSDDPVAAARLEDAGVAAVMPLGAPIGTGLGILNPHNIELIASRAQVPVVLDAGVGTASDAALAMELGCDAVLLASAVNRAEDPVAMAQAMKFAVQAGALAREAGRIPVREHAKASSPSEGFVSWM; encoded by the coding sequence ATGAGCCTCACACCGCTCACCATCGGCGACCGCGCCTTCACATCCCGCCTCATCATGGGCTCCGGAGGCGCAACCAGCATGGACCTGCTCGAGCAGGCGCTCATCGCCTCCGGCACCGAAATGACGACCGTTGCCATGCGCCGTCACGCCGCAGGCACCCCCATTTTTCCGCTTCTGCAGAAGCTCAATATTGCGCCGCTGCCCAATACCGCAGGGTGCCGCACCGCAGCTGATGCGGTGATGACCGCGATGCTCGCCCGTGAGGCGCTGGGCACTTCCTGGGTGAAGGTTGAGATTATCCACGACGAAGACACCCTGCTGCCGGACACCGTGGAGCTGCTGACCGCTTGCGAGCAGCTGGTGGCTGAGGATTTCACGGTGCTCGCGTACACCTCTGACGACCCGGTGGCTGCCGCCCGTCTGGAGGATGCGGGCGTTGCCGCGGTCATGCCGTTGGGTGCGCCGATTGGTACCGGTCTGGGCATTTTGAACCCGCACAATATTGAGCTGATTGCGTCCCGCGCGCAGGTTCCGGTGGTTCTGGATGCCGGCGTGGGTACCGCTTCGGACGCCGCCCTGGCGATGGAGCTGGGCTGTGATGCGGTGTTGTTGGCGTCGGCGGTGAATCGTGCTGAGGATCCGGTAGCAATGGCTCAGGCGATGAAGTTTGCGGTGCAGGCGGGCGCGTTGGCGCGTGAGGCTGGCCGTATTCCGGTGCGTGAGCACGCGAAAGCATCGTCGCCGTCGGAGGGTTTTGTCTCGTGGATGTAA
- a CDS encoding DUF4235 domain-containing protein — translation MNPVAKLAIAGINMGAAALVGKGLGAAWTKATGNQPPAISHESEDTLRQVILWTVLTSVVGAVVSFGIARLQRRFFN, via the coding sequence ATGAACCCCGTCGCTAAGCTTGCTATTGCGGGTATCAACATGGGCGCAGCTGCCCTGGTTGGTAAGGGCCTGGGCGCAGCCTGGACCAAGGCTACCGGTAACCAGCCTCCCGCCATTTCCCACGAGTCTGAAGACACCCTGCGTCAGGTCATCCTCTGGACCGTTCTGACCTCCGTCGTGGGTGCTGTGGTGAGCTTCGGTATTGCTCGCCTGCAGCGTCGTTTCTTCAACTAA
- a CDS encoding MauE/DoxX family redox-associated membrane protein: MLTVSTVPLVLCTALVALTLLISGIAKAKDPQSTVTGIQNLGLEKIAPTRLVSLILPWFEIVLAAVLLLSPVRLPVVIASGLALILMLFYTVVIARALATGRTGSCNCFGSESTAPVSRYTLVRNIALLLAAAGAHASALKGGTGVVSTLLGLGNSGWTWIIGTVLIAVTLEAVRRGDALAQPEPQAEVILPEPVYDENGEELYVRMPIPHAALYLENGRHTNLRALAKNQARMLVFVSATCAGCVKFLKTMSSWQERLPQVALHPVYSSLDSLQTSRNAGTLPEGLTPLIDRDAGARANFGNGVPLAVVLGADGLIAGGPVAGKEQVEALLADIEAQFAEAARLAEEERAEQMRQAIAEGTSNTDGDHL, encoded by the coding sequence ATGCTCACCGTCTCTACTGTGCCGCTTGTTTTGTGTACGGCACTTGTTGCGTTGACTTTGTTGATTAGCGGTATTGCTAAGGCGAAGGACCCGCAGAGCACCGTGACCGGTATTCAGAATCTTGGTTTGGAGAAGATTGCGCCGACCCGTCTGGTGTCGCTGATCCTGCCGTGGTTCGAGATTGTTTTGGCGGCGGTGCTGTTGTTGTCGCCGGTGCGTTTGCCTGTTGTGATTGCTTCGGGTTTGGCGTTGATTCTGATGCTGTTCTATACGGTGGTGATTGCGCGCGCGTTGGCGACGGGTCGTACCGGAAGTTGTAATTGTTTCGGTTCCGAGTCAACTGCGCCGGTAAGCCGTTACACGCTGGTCCGTAATATTGCGCTGCTGTTGGCGGCGGCTGGTGCGCATGCGAGCGCGTTGAAGGGCGGCACGGGTGTTGTGTCGACTCTGCTGGGTCTGGGTAATAGCGGCTGGACTTGGATTATTGGCACTGTGCTGATTGCTGTGACGTTGGAGGCTGTTCGCCGCGGTGATGCTCTTGCGCAGCCGGAGCCGCAGGCTGAGGTGATTTTGCCGGAGCCGGTGTATGACGAGAACGGCGAGGAGCTGTATGTTCGTATGCCGATTCCTCATGCGGCGCTGTACCTGGAGAATGGTCGTCACACGAATTTGCGTGCGTTGGCTAAGAATCAGGCGCGTATGCTGGTGTTTGTGTCGGCGACGTGTGCTGGTTGTGTGAAGTTTTTGAAGACGATGTCTTCGTGGCAGGAGCGTCTGCCGCAGGTGGCGTTGCATCCGGTGTATTCGAGCCTGGATTCGTTGCAGACCTCGCGTAATGCGGGTACGTTGCCGGAGGGTTTGACTCCGTTGATTGACCGTGATGCTGGTGCGCGCGCGAATTTTGGTAATGGTGTACCGTTGGCTGTGGTTTTGGGTGCTGATGGTCTGATTGCTGGTGGCCCGGTGGCTGGTAAGGAGCAGGTTGAGGCGTTGCTTGCCGATATTGAGGCGCAGTTCGCTGAGGCTGCTCGTTTGGCTGAGGAGGAGCGTGCGGAGCAGATGCGTCAGGCGATTGCTGAGGGTACGTCGAATACTGACGGCGATCACCTCTAA
- a CDS encoding ThiF family adenylyltransferase, with protein MDVNLSPTPVNPKHARLDRERTDRQRRLPGFDQDAVAAARVLVIGAGGLGCPVVQALAAAGVGYLHIVDSDSVELSNIQRQPLFGVSDVGEPKAEVAARRALELCPSLTVETTIRHVDASWILDLFAASAPDCVVDCTDTFASKYLIADAAQVAGLPLVWGTVLRFGGSVSLFEPDGAHLRDIFPTIPQTVESCALAGVLGATTAVVGSLMATEVLKYVSGLPTAAGTLLTYDALSGTCTSFGAVPDPARVVPVDLSAHEVPQVLLDVREAPEREESVKHEGSLHVPLSQLSDAEGSLLPATDVPAELLSLFESVRDQRVGVFCASGARAQRFVQAYAELAGEYGVRLTAI; from the coding sequence GTGGATGTAAACCTTTCCCCTACCCCGGTGAATCCGAAGCATGCGCGTCTGGATCGCGAGCGCACGGACCGTCAACGTCGCCTCCCCGGCTTTGATCAGGACGCGGTCGCGGCGGCGCGTGTGCTCGTGATTGGTGCTGGCGGTTTGGGCTGTCCGGTGGTGCAGGCGTTGGCGGCGGCTGGCGTAGGGTATCTGCATATTGTGGATTCTGATTCGGTGGAGCTGTCGAATATTCAGCGTCAGCCGCTTTTTGGGGTGTCTGATGTGGGTGAGCCGAAGGCGGAGGTAGCGGCGCGCCGTGCTCTGGAGTTGTGCCCGTCGTTGACGGTTGAGACGACAATCCGGCATGTGGATGCGTCCTGGATTTTGGATCTTTTCGCCGCGTCGGCACCGGATTGTGTGGTGGATTGTACAGATACGTTTGCGTCGAAGTATCTGATTGCGGATGCCGCGCAGGTTGCGGGTCTGCCGCTGGTGTGGGGCACGGTTTTGCGTTTTGGCGGTTCGGTGAGTCTTTTTGAGCCGGATGGCGCGCATTTGCGTGATATTTTTCCGACGATTCCGCAGACGGTGGAGTCGTGTGCGCTTGCCGGAGTGTTGGGCGCGACGACGGCTGTGGTTGGCTCGCTGATGGCGACGGAGGTGCTCAAGTATGTGAGTGGTCTGCCGACGGCGGCGGGCACTCTGCTGACCTATGATGCCCTATCGGGTACGTGTACGTCGTTTGGGGCGGTGCCGGATCCGGCGCGTGTGGTGCCGGTGGATTTGTCGGCGCATGAGGTCCCGCAGGTTCTGCTGGATGTGCGTGAGGCGCCTGAGCGTGAGGAGTCGGTGAAGCATGAGGGCTCGTTGCATGTGCCGCTATCGCAGCTGAGTGACGCTGAGGGGTCGTTGTTGCCGGCAACCGACGTGCCCGCGGAGCTGCTGAGTCTGTTTGAGTCGGTGCGTGATCAGCGCGTGGGCGTTTTCTGCGCCTCGGGTGCGCGAGCGCAGCGCTTTGTACAGGCGTACGCGGAGCTGGCGGGCGAGTACGGGGTGCGCCTGACGGCTATCTAG
- a CDS encoding thiamine phosphate synthase codes for MTRETHPYTTPARPLDLNLYLVTGDNPLETVRAAKHATCIQVRSKPISARELYQLTEAIAGIIQPHQTLLIDDRVDVALALRARGVRVDGVHIGQDDLPVADARALLGADAIIGLTTGTRQLVEESNKIAHLIDYIGTGPFRPSPTKQSNRPPLGIDGLRELAELSAVPTVAIGDITPEDCPAIRTTGVAGIAMVRAFVDNPALQA; via the coding sequence ATGACCCGCGAAACGCACCCCTACACCACCCCCGCACGCCCCCTCGACCTGAACCTCTACCTCGTCACAGGCGACAACCCCCTCGAAACCGTCCGGGCAGCCAAACACGCCACCTGCATCCAAGTCAGGTCCAAACCCATCAGCGCGCGCGAGCTCTACCAGCTCACCGAGGCTATCGCCGGCATCATCCAGCCGCACCAGACCCTCCTCATCGACGACCGTGTTGATGTCGCCCTCGCGTTGCGTGCCCGCGGCGTGCGCGTTGACGGTGTGCACATCGGTCAAGACGACCTGCCCGTAGCCGACGCCCGCGCCCTCCTCGGCGCCGACGCGATCATCGGCCTGACCACCGGCACCCGGCAGCTCGTTGAAGAGTCCAACAAGATCGCGCACCTAATCGACTACATTGGCACCGGGCCGTTCCGTCCCAGCCCCACCAAGCAGTCCAACCGCCCGCCCCTCGGCATTGATGGGCTCCGCGAACTTGCCGAACTGTCCGCCGTGCCCACCGTAGCTATCGGCGACATCACCCCCGAAGACTGCCCCGCCATCCGCACCACCGGAGTTGCCGGAATCGCCATGGTCCGCGCCTTCGTCGACAACCCCGCGTTGCAGGCATAG
- a CDS encoding septin family protein has translation MNLKPVVLRVAGAEVSLYLIDMSDSFVERFKKAWEPLAPEFFDTPDEAYASLSRFDQVMLVHAPTDESVMDLANPLMGSFDKVSTLRVADDDSGMQDLTSRITLAMIEQLVGRGVMLHAAVIGDPESKRAVALVGVSGSGKTTASRFLGSKFAYLTDETAIISDEGVVSPYPKPLSVIVDPNAPKDQQNPVDLGLNVVDRDDLSYELSRIVFISRDESASEPYFERVPLHEALVFLSEQSSGLARHPEGVVSLAKLVERCGGVWRLVYSEIEDTLPLVQDLLNGGELPNADEVEKLEKYTAEDHLPGVFLNGTIAVSRMPGTSGVRVGEDGPFLLLCDTELNELSDFAAECWLQAEGDISYDDLYARLAEIFEGLPAEAYDENLSAMAAGSMLWVRVIDDPLIDDATWAQMTSDEVLDEEEEQIALDSSEDAVSDDEDDVVED, from the coding sequence ATGAATCTGAAGCCTGTTGTTCTGCGTGTTGCTGGCGCGGAAGTTTCTTTGTATCTGATTGATATGTCGGACTCTTTTGTGGAGCGTTTTAAGAAGGCGTGGGAGCCTCTTGCTCCGGAGTTTTTTGATACTCCTGATGAGGCGTATGCTTCGTTGTCTCGTTTTGATCAGGTGATGCTGGTGCATGCGCCGACTGATGAGTCGGTGATGGATTTGGCGAATCCGCTGATGGGTTCGTTTGATAAGGTTTCGACGCTGCGTGTGGCTGATGACGATTCGGGTATGCAGGATCTGACGAGCCGTATTACGTTGGCGATGATTGAGCAGCTGGTTGGTCGCGGTGTGATGCTGCATGCGGCTGTTATTGGTGACCCTGAGTCGAAGCGCGCTGTTGCGCTGGTGGGTGTTTCTGGTAGCGGTAAGACGACTGCGTCGCGTTTCTTGGGTTCGAAGTTTGCGTACCTGACTGATGAGACTGCGATTATTTCGGATGAGGGTGTTGTGTCGCCGTATCCGAAGCCGTTGTCTGTGATTGTTGACCCGAATGCGCCGAAGGATCAGCAGAACCCGGTGGACCTGGGCCTGAACGTGGTTGATCGTGATGACCTCAGCTATGAGCTGTCGCGTATTGTGTTCATTTCTCGTGATGAGTCGGCTTCGGAGCCGTATTTTGAGCGTGTTCCGCTGCACGAGGCTCTGGTGTTCTTGAGTGAGCAGAGCTCGGGCCTGGCGCGTCACCCTGAGGGTGTTGTGTCGCTGGCTAAGCTGGTGGAGCGTTGCGGCGGCGTGTGGCGCCTGGTGTACTCGGAGATTGAGGATACCCTGCCGCTGGTTCAGGATCTGCTGAATGGTGGTGAGCTGCCGAATGCTGATGAGGTTGAGAAGCTGGAGAAGTACACGGCTGAGGATCACCTGCCGGGTGTGTTCTTGAACGGTACGATTGCGGTTTCTCGTATGCCGGGTACTTCTGGTGTGCGTGTGGGTGAGGACGGCCCGTTCTTGCTGCTGTGCGACACTGAGCTGAATGAGCTGTCTGATTTTGCGGCTGAGTGCTGGCTGCAGGCTGAGGGCGACATTTCGTACGATGACCTGTATGCGCGTTTGGCTGAGATCTTTGAGGGTCTGCCTGCGGAGGCGTATGACGAGAATCTGAGCGCTATGGCGGCTGGTTCGATGCTGTGGGTCCGTGTGATTGATGATCCGCTGATTGATGACGCGACTTGGGCGCAGATGACCAGCGATGAGGTTTTGGATGAGGAGGAGGAGCAGATTGCGCTGGATTCCTCTGAGGACGCTGTTTCTGATGATGAGGATGACGTGGTGGAGGACTAG
- the thiS gene encoding sulfur carrier protein ThiS, whose product MIITYNGEPLTTNARTVFDLVMDQFGTENGVAVALNRSIVPRSTWLDVPLNEGDRVDALTAVQGG is encoded by the coding sequence ATGATTATCACCTACAACGGCGAGCCGCTAACCACGAATGCCCGCACCGTATTTGACCTTGTCATGGACCAGTTTGGTACCGAAAATGGTGTGGCTGTGGCGCTCAACCGCAGTATCGTGCCGCGTTCCACGTGGCTGGATGTGCCGCTGAACGAGGGCGATAGGGTGGATGCCCTCACCGCCGTTCAGGGTGGCTAA
- a CDS encoding MFS transporter, translating into MTISSPRPKTKAPRRVVDHANSRRSVASWVMWDVGSSSFDSIMMTFIFTVYLTSSYFGTPEETSSALSLGLTIAGFLIAILAPVTGQRNDKSGRGIFWLGVNTLLLVASMAACFFVAPTPQYLWLGVALISAASVFSEFAYVNYNAVLPRISNPDNIGKISGAGWAAGYIGGILALAVVLWGFVLTPEVLGLTTDNALNIRAVALFAAAWCLIFCVPLLVRMRTRERFLPEVLPTRELRFLELGMERLSPARQGGLLASYKALWRTIRRLKMTSPQTLWFLIASAVFRDGLSGIFTFGGILAAGTFGFSTSEVILFGIAGSAVAAAGAILGGYLDDYLGPKAIIVISLVGIILAATPLMFFPEPGVFWVCALLLCLFVGPAQSASRTFLARLADPGTEGELFGLYSTTGRATSFLAPMLFGLCVSIMGAQIWGVLGILIVVVAGLLLLLPVKAPGPLRVRAARREQKREQKRRDKAAR; encoded by the coding sequence ATGACTATTTCTTCTCCTCGCCCTAAGACGAAGGCTCCGCGTAGGGTCGTTGACCACGCGAACAGCCGCCGTTCGGTCGCGTCCTGGGTCATGTGGGATGTTGGTTCGTCGAGCTTCGACTCGATTATGATGACCTTCATCTTCACCGTGTACCTGACCAGTAGCTATTTCGGCACTCCCGAAGAGACCTCCTCGGCGCTGTCTCTGGGTCTGACCATTGCAGGGTTCCTCATTGCGATTCTGGCGCCGGTGACCGGTCAGCGTAACGACAAGTCTGGCCGCGGCATCTTCTGGCTCGGCGTGAACACGCTACTGCTGGTCGCTTCGATGGCGGCGTGCTTCTTCGTGGCTCCCACCCCGCAGTACCTGTGGCTGGGTGTCGCCCTGATTTCTGCAGCGAGCGTGTTCAGCGAGTTCGCGTACGTGAACTATAACGCCGTGCTGCCGCGCATCTCTAACCCGGACAATATCGGTAAGATTTCGGGCGCTGGATGGGCTGCCGGCTACATTGGCGGCATCCTGGCGCTGGCTGTGGTGCTGTGGGGTTTTGTGCTTACCCCCGAGGTGCTCGGCCTGACCACCGATAACGCCCTGAATATCCGTGCGGTCGCGCTGTTCGCCGCCGCATGGTGCCTCATCTTCTGCGTGCCGCTGCTGGTGCGTATGCGCACCCGCGAGCGCTTCCTGCCGGAGGTGCTGCCCACCCGCGAGCTGCGTTTCCTGGAGCTCGGTATGGAGCGTCTCTCCCCGGCTCGTCAGGGCGGTCTGCTCGCCTCCTACAAGGCGCTGTGGCGCACGATTCGTCGCCTGAAGATGACCTCCCCGCAGACCCTGTGGTTCCTGATCGCTTCGGCAGTGTTCCGTGATGGTCTGTCCGGTATTTTTACGTTCGGCGGTATTCTCGCGGCGGGCACGTTCGGTTTCAGCACCTCCGAGGTGATTCTGTTCGGTATTGCCGGTAGCGCTGTCGCCGCGGCTGGCGCGATCCTGGGCGGCTACCTGGATGACTACCTGGGCCCGAAGGCGATTATTGTTATCTCGCTGGTCGGCATTATTTTGGCGGCTACCCCGCTGATGTTCTTCCCCGAACCGGGCGTGTTCTGGGTATGCGCCCTGCTGTTGTGCCTGTTCGTGGGCCCGGCACAGTCGGCGTCCCGCACCTTCCTGGCGCGTCTGGCGGACCCCGGCACTGAGGGTGAGCTGTTCGGCCTGTACTCGACCACCGGTCGTGCCACCAGCTTCCTGGCGCCGATGCTGTTCGGTCTGTGCGTGAGCATCATGGGCGCGCAGATTTGGGGTGTGCTCGGTATTCTGATCGTTGTGGTGGCGGGTCTGCTCCTGCTGCTGCCGGTGAAGGCGCCCGGTCCGCTGCGTGTGCGTGCGGCTCGCCGCGAGCAGAAGCGTGAACAGAAGCGCCGCGACAAGGCTGCCCGGTAA